The following proteins are co-located in the Calliphora vicina chromosome 2, idCalVici1.1, whole genome shotgun sequence genome:
- the LOC135952649 gene encoding uncharacterized protein LOC135952649, whose protein sequence is MAPKNNNNRKGRSNRNGSRPKPNNENNKRQPKRHFGCGICQADHSLTNCRKFQKMNLAEKYQTAVKLHYCVNCLARNHLIGKCSSKSRCQKCKGKHHTALHGPDRILKDLQKEQSPPTPSERTTVPIPAPRTIVKQTLTTLPTSRTQTIVPTVVVQVVTEKSKQLVRALLNPSLTTSKIGVAFVHEAELNPFKVDENVYVKVIISPNMASTMQYEVCMQVSNDLPKTPYPHGLDPAIKGKFCRISLADPEFYSNSPVAMEIGGDLYTTILQPNTIHIDGGSLIVQDSTLGWLIMGSLTN, encoded by the coding sequence ATGGCacccaaaaacaacaacaaccgtAAAGGACGCTCCAACCGCAATGGATCTCGACCTAAACCcaataatgaaaacaacaaaCGTCAACCAAAACGCCATTTTGGTTGCGGCATCTGTCAGGCGGATCATAGCTTAACAAACTGTAGGAAGTTCCAAAAGATGAACTTGGCTGAAAAATACCAAACCGCTGTTAAATTACACTATTGCGTAAACTGTCTGGCCAGGAATCACCTAATTGGAAAATGTTCCAGCAAATCCCGGTGCCAAAAGTGCAAGGGCAAACACCACACCGCTCTACATGGTCCCGATCGTATCCTTAAGGATCTCCAAAAGGAACAATCCCCACCAACACCATCGGAAAGGACCACGGTACCGATTCCTGCGCCACGAACAATTGTCAAACAGACACTAACCACCTTGCCGACGTCAAGGACCCAAACAATTGTCCCTACGGTTGTGGTACAAGTTGTCACGGAGAAATCCAAACAGCTAGTAAGAGCTCTCTTAAACCCGAGCCTAACAACGTCCAAAATTGGAGTAGCGTTTGTTCACGAAGCTGAACTCAACCCCTTCAAAGTGGATGAAAATGTATATGTAAAGGTCATCATATCACCCAACATGGCCTCCACAATGCAGTATGAAGTGTGCATGCAGGTTTCAAATGACCTGCCAAAAACCCCTTACCCGCATGGTTTGGACCCAGCTATAAAAGGGAAATTTTGCCGAATTTCTCTGGCCGACCCAGAATTTTATTCCAATTCACCCGTAGCCATGGAAATTGGTGGTGATTTATATACCACCATTTTACAACCAAATACGATCCATATTGATGGCGGATCACTGATAGTTCAGGATTCAACGCTGGGTTGGCTAATTATGGGATCCCTTaccaattaa